A window of Choloepus didactylus isolate mChoDid1 chromosome 23, mChoDid1.pri, whole genome shotgun sequence contains these coding sequences:
- the LOC119519107 gene encoding transmembrane protein 132B-like, which translates to MSSKHADIYDHTVLLLDEMVVSVLPNSQSKWPTVVAEGEGQGPLIKLELMISEPCQKSKRKSVLAVGKGNVKVKFEPNLDEHQGGTNDIESINREYKGHLSNSIEREGNQERAVQEWFQHGTSVGQEESTNKSTTPQSPREGKDKKLLRSGGPNAFTSFPTRGKLPEPSDPGDLTVTSRGLTDLEIGMYALLCVFCLAILVFLINCVVFAWKYRHKSFAVSEQGNTPHSHDWVWLGNEVELLENPVDITLPSDECTTVIDRGLPFEERNFLLNGSSQKAFHSQLLRPSDYVCEKDIKTDPINPSGPKRKRVKFTSYTTILPEDGGPYTNSILFDSDDNIKWVCQDMGLGDSQDFRDYMERLQDQM; encoded by the exons ATGTCTTCCAAGCATGCTG ACATTTACGATCACACTGTCTTATTACTGGATGAAATGGTGGTGTCTGTTCTGCCAAACAGTCAGTCCAAATGGCCCACTGTGGTTGCCGAGGGCGAAGGGCAAGGGCCCTTGATTAAATTAGAACTTATGATCAGTGAGCCGTGTCAGAAGTCCAAGAGGAAGAGCGTTCTTGCTGTGGGTAAAGGAAACGTCAAGGTCAAATTTGAACCAAATTTGGACGAGCATCAAGGAGGCACCAATGATATCGAGAGCATAAATCGGGAGTATAAAGGCCACCTCAGTAATTCCATAGAACGTGAAGGAAACCAGGAGAGGGCAGTTCAGGAGTGGTTCCAACATGGTACATCTGTTGGCCAAGAGGAAAGTACCAACAAAAGCACAACCCCCCAGTCTCCCAGGGAAGGGAAGGATAAGAAGCTGCTCAGGAGCGGTGGTCCGAATGCCTTCACCAGCTTCCCCACTCGAGGGAAGCTACCAGAGCCCAGTGACCCTGGTGACCTGACAGTGACCTCCAGGGGGCTGACGGACCTGGAGATCGGCATGTACGCCCTGCTCTGCGTCTTCTGCCTGGCCATCCTGGTCTTCCTCATCAACTGTGTGGTGTTTGCTTGGAAATACAGACACAAAAGTTTTGCCGTGAGCGAGCAAGGTAACACCCCCCATTCCCACGACTGGGTCTGGCTGGGGAACGAAGTGGAGCTGCTGGAGAACCCCGTGGACATCACCCTCCCGTCGGACGAGTGCACAACCGTGATCGACAGGGGGCTGCCGTTCGAGGAGAGGAACTTCCTTCTCAACGGCAGCTCCCAGAAGGCTTTCCACAGCCAACTCCTCAGACCTTCTGACTATGTCTGTGAGAAAGACATTAAAACCGACCCTATAAATCCTTCGGGCCCAAAGAGGAAGAGAGTCAAGTTTACTTCCTACACCACCATTCTCCCTGAGGACGGCGGCCCGTACACCAACTCCATCCTGTTCGACAGCGATGACAACATCAAGTGGGTCTGCCAGGACATGGGGCTGGGGGACTCCCAGGACTTCAGGGACTACATGGAAAGACTGCAGGACCAGATGTGA